The following are encoded in a window of Impatiens glandulifera chromosome 5, dImpGla2.1, whole genome shotgun sequence genomic DNA:
- the LOC124938535 gene encoding probable LRR receptor-like serine/threonine-protein kinase At1g07650 isoform X2, with translation MLALKSLNFSGDLPPQFAKLRHLKNLDLSRNYFHGSVPSQWATLQLVDLSLMGNRLSGPFPNVLTKITTLRNLSVEGNYFNGTIPTGIGKLVNLLKLTLSSNSFTGELPVALSNLTNLVDMRISDNNFTGRIPNFIANWKYIQKLHIQGCPLEGPIPSSIGTLTSLTDLRISDLKSGRSTFPPLNNLESLKTLILRKCLIQGKIPDFLGELVKLKILDLSFNNLTGEIPSSFNKLLKVDFMYLTENRLVGPLQEWMISKNWNLDVSYNNFTWGRSSPKGCTQPTVNLVESYSQSAKKISEIHPCLKGNFPCSSRNERYYSMYINCGGNEVYVNNTKYEADLDSRGASTFYNAQNWAWSSTGNFMDNDADLDSYTISNNSALLNVSEELQLYTTARRSPLSLTYYGLCLGNGNYSVKLHFAELQYTNDKTFTSLGKRVFDVYIQGKLVLKDFNIVREAGGAVKPTVKTFSTLVTNNTLKIHFYWAGKGSTGIPARGVYGPLISAISVDPNFKPPSSHKINPIMLTGAVAGGAFLIIVVLAVLWRKGYLGNKIAIDKDLRGLDLLTGIFTLRQMKAATKNFDVDNKLGEGGFGSVYKGMLSDGTIIAVKQLSSKSRQGSHEFVNEIGMISALQHPNLVKLYGCCNEGNQLLLVYEYMENNCLSRALFGRDKTCKSKLDWPTRQKICLGIARGLTYLHEESRLKIIHRDIKTSNVLLDKNFDAKISDFGLAKLYDDAHTHVSTRIAGTIGYMAPEYAMRGYLTEKADVYSFGVVALEIVSGISNANFRPTEEFVYLLDWAYVLQERERLMELVDPDLGSQYSATEAMVMLNIALLCTNASPTLRPTMSQAVSMLEGRTAVQDLLSDPGFSAVNSKYKAIRSHFWQHPIQSQTLSTTCPHTDDDESCSNVDADEVTGQLIRDD, from the exons ATGTT AGCTTTGAAGTCACTAAATTTTTCAGGTGACCTGCCACCACAGTTTGCAAAACTTCGTCATCTTAAGAACTT AGACTTGAGTCGTAACTATTTTCATGGTTCTGTTCCCTCTCAATGGGCTACATTGCAGTTGGTTGATCT CTCCTTAATGGGAAATCGGTTATCTGGTCCATTTCCAAATGTACTCACCAAGATCACCACCCTCAGAAACTT GAGTGTTGAAGGAAACTACTTCAATGGAACTATCCCAACAGGAATTGGGAAACTGGTTAATTTACTAAAACT TACTCTTTCATCAAATTCATTTACTGGAGAATTGCCTGTGGCACTTTCAAATTTGACCAACCTTGTGGATAT GAGGATAAGTGACAATAACTTCACTGGAAGGATACCAAATTTCATTGCAAACTGGAAATACATACAGAAACT GCACATTCAAGGTTGTCCATTGGAGGGACCCATTCCTTCCAGCATTGGTACATTAACAAGTTTGACTGACCT GCGGATCAGTGACTTAAAGAGTGGACGTTCTACCTTTCCCCCTCTTAATAATTTGGAGTCCTTGAAGACACT GATACTGAGGAAGTGTTTAATCCAAGGAAAGATACCTGATTTTCTTGGTGAACTTGTAAAACTGAAAATTTT GGACCTCAGTTTCAACAACTTAACTGGTGAAATTCCATCTTCTTTCAACAAACTGCTCAAAGTTGATTTTAT GTATTTGACAGAAAATAGGCTAGTGGGACCCTTACAAGAATGGATGATATCAAAAAACTGGAACTT AGATGTATCTTACAACAACTTCACTTGGGGGAGATCCAGTCCAAAGGGGTGCACACAACCTACTGT GAACCTTGTAGAGAGCTATTCTCAATCAGCAAAAAAAAT AAGTGAAATTCACCCATGCCTAAAGGGGAACTTCCCTTGTTCTTCTAGGAATGAACGCT ATTATTCTATGTACATCAACTGCGGTGGCAATGAAGTTTATGTAAATAACACCAAGTACGAAGCAGACCTTGACTCAAGAGGTGCTTCCACATTTTACAATGCACAGAACTGGGCATGGAGCAGTACTGGGAACTTCATGGATAATGATGCAGATTTAGATTCTTATACTATATCAAATAATTCTGCCCTGCTTAATGTCTCTGAAGAACTGCAACTTTATACAACAGCACGCAGATCACCCCTCTCTCTCACCTACTACGGACTATGTCTTGGTAATGGGAATTACTCTGTCAAACTCCATTTTGCTGAACTTCAATATACAAATGACAAGACATTTACCAGCCTTGGAAAGAGAGTTTTTGATGTCTACATCCAG GGGAAGTTAGTATTAAAAGATTTTAACATTGTCCGTGAGGCTGGCGGAGCTGTTAAACCTACTGTAAAGACTTTTAGTACCTTAGTGACGAACAACACCTTGAAGATACACTTCTACTGGGCTGGAAAAGGATCAACGGGAATCCCAGCAAGAGGAGTATATGGTCCTCTCATATCAGCTATATCAGTTGATCCTA ACTTTAAACCTCCTTCTTCACACAAGATTAACCCTATAATGTTGACTGGGGCTGTAGCTGGGGGAGCATTTCTTATCATTGTTGTCCTAGCTGTTCTTTGGAGAAAAGGCTATCTGGGAAACAAAATAGCAATTGACAAAG ATCTTAGAGGCCTAGACCTGCTAACTGGAATTTTCACATTAAGACAGATGAAAGCAGCAACCAAGAATTTTGACGTAGATAATAAATTAGGGGAAGGTGGTTTTGGATCAGTTTATAAG GGTATGTTATCAGATGGGACAATAATTGCAGTGAAACAGCTATCCTCAAAATCAAGGCAAGGAAGCCATGAATTTGTGAATGAAATTGGAATGATTTCTGCTTTACAACATCCAAATCTTGTAAAATTGTATGGATGTTGTAATGAAGGGAACCAATTACTATTGGTTTATGAATACATGGAAAACAACTGCCTTTCCCGTGCCCTCTTTG GTCGGGATAAAACTTGCAAGTCGAAACTAGACTGGCCTACCAGGCAGAAAATCTGCCTCGGCATAGCAAGGGGATTGACTTACCTACACGAAGAATCAAGACTTAAGATAATACATAGAGACATTAAAACCAGCAACGTTTTGCTTGACAAGAACTTTGATGCAAAAATATCTGATTTTGGCTTGGCAAAACTTTATGACGATGCGCATACTCACGTTAGCACTCGAATTGCAGGAACTAT TGGCTACATGGCTCCTGAGTATGCAATGCGAGGATATTTAACAGAAAAGGCAGATGTTTACAGCTTCGGAGTGGTTGCTTTGGAAATTGTCAGCGGAATAAGCAATGCAAACTTTAGGCCAACCGAAGAATTTGTCTATTTGCTGGACTGg GCTTATGTTCTTCAAGAGAGGGAGCGTTTAATGGAACTGGTGGATCCAGATTTGGGATCTCAATATTCTGCAACAGAGGCAATGGTGATGCTGAACATAGCTCTTTTGTGCACCAATGCATCGCCAACTTTGAGGCCAACAATGTCACAGGCAGTGAGCATGCTCGAGGGCCGAACTGCAGTTCAAGATTTGCTATCTGACCCTGGATTTTCAGCTGTTAATTCCAAGTATAAGGCCATTAGAAGCCACTTTTGGCAGCACCCCATTCAATCTCAGACCTTGTCCACCACCTGTCCCCATACCGACGACGACGAGTCCTGTTCCAATGTTGATGCTGATGAAGTGACTGGACAACTTATAAGagatgattga